The sequence below is a genomic window from Sceloporus undulatus isolate JIND9_A2432 ecotype Alabama chromosome 5, SceUnd_v1.1, whole genome shotgun sequence.
NNNNNNNNNNNNNNNNNNNNNNNNNNNNNNNNNNNNNNNNNNNNNNNNNNNNNNNNNNNNNNNNNNNNNNNNNNNNNNNNNNNNNNNNNNNNNNNNNNNNNNNNNNNNNNNNNNNNNNNNNNNNNNNNNNNNNNNNNNNNNNNNNNNNNNNNNNNNNNNNNNNNNNNNNNNNNNNNNNNNNNNNNNNNNNNNNNNNNNNNNNNNNNNNNNNNNNNNNNNNNNNNNNNNNNNNNNNNNNNNNNNNNNNNNNNNNNNNNNNNNNNNNNNNNNNNNNNNNNNNNNNNNNNNNNNNNNNNNNNNNNNNNNNNNNNNNNNNNNNNNNNNNNNNNNNNNNNNNNNNNNNNNNNNNNNNNNNNNNNNNNNNNNNNNNNNNNNNNNNNNNNNNNNNNNNNNNNNNNNNNNNNNNNNNNNNNNNNNNNNNNNNNNNNNNNNNNNNNNNNNNNNNNNNNNNNNNNNNNNNNNNNNNNNNNNNNNNNNNNNNNNNNNNNNNNNNNNNNNNNNNNNNNNNNNNNNNNNNNNNNNNNNNNNNNNNNNNNNNNNNNNNNNNNNNNNNNNNNNNNNNNNNNNNNNNNNNNNNNNNNNNNNNNNNNNNNNNNNNNNNNNNNNNNNNNNNNNNNNNNNNNNNNNNNNNNNNNNNNNNNNNNNNNNNNNNNNNNNNNNNNNNNNNNNNNNNNNNNNNNNNNNNNNNNNNNNNNNNNNNNNNNNNNNNNNNNNNNNNNNNNNNNNNNNNNNNNNNNNNNNNNNNNNNNNNNNNNNNNNNNNNNNNNNNNNNNNNNNNNNNNNNNNNNNNNNNNNNNNNNNNNNNNNNNNNNNNNNNNNNNNNNNNNNNNNNNNNNNNNNNNNNNNNNNNNNNNNNNNNNNNNNNNNNNNNNNNNNNNNNNNNNNNNNNNNNNNNNNNNNNNNNNNNNNNNNNNNNNNNNNNNNNNNNNNNNNNNNNNNNNNNNNNNNNNNNNNNNNNNNNNNNNNNNNNNNNNNNNNNNNNNNNNNNNNNNNNNNNNNNNNNNNNNNNNNNNNNNNNNNNNNNNNNNNNNNNNNNNNNNNNNNNNNNNNNNNNNNNNNNNNNNNNNNNNNNNNNNNNNNNNNNNNNNNNNNNNNNNNNNNNNNNNNNNNNNNNNNNNNNNNNNNNNNNNNNNNNNNNNNNNNNNNNNNNNNNNNNNNNNNNNNNNNNNNNNNNNNNNNNNNNNNNNNNNNNNNNNNNNNNNNNNNNNNNNNNNNNNNNNNNNNNNNNNNNNNNNNNNNNNNNNNNNNNNNNNNNNNNNNNNNNNNNNNNNNNNNNNNNNNNNNNNNNNNNNNNNNNNNNNNNNNNNNNNNNNNNNNNNNNNNNNNNNNNNNNNNNNNNNNNNNNNNNNNNNNNNNNNNNNNNNNNNNNNNNNNNNNNNNNNNNNNNNNNNNNNNNNNNNNNNNNNNNNNNNNNNNNNNNNNNNNNNNNNNNNNNNNNNNNNNNNNNNNNNNNNNNNNNNNNNNNNNNNNNNNNNNNNNNNNNNNNNNNNNNNNNNNNNNNNNNNNNNNNNNNNNNNNNNNNNNNNNNNNNNNNNNNNNNNNNNNNNNNNNNNNNNNNNNNNNNNNNNNNNNNNNNNNNNNNNNNTCATGTGGTTgccctaagtcaacaggcaacgtGAAGGCACGTATACAGTACACAtaaattttgattgaacattagaaggagtTTCTTGACAGAAAAAGCAGTTTGGCAGTGGcgccaattgcctagagaggtggtggggggtctccttctttggacttcttcaaaaagaggctggacagctatctaCTGGGGATACTTTAGCTGGAAATCATGCACTGACCAGGAGTTGGATGCATGGCCTATGaggcttcttccaactctgtgattattGCATGATCTGTAACTGAGCACAGCAATTACTTAAAGCAGGACAAGCAGAATTTCACATCAGTTTAAGACAATCTTACACTTACTAGCCCCAATATTAAAACAGCTAAGCACTTGCTGCAGAAGGGAAAATGTATTTGTCTTGATGCAGGCAACTGGTGAACAGACAACAAAAAGGCCAAGATGTTCAATGTAAGCAAGTGTGAAGTTAACCAACACATCTATATAAGCATCACCCCAATACACAATGACAAAAAAAATTATGTTCTGTGTTGATATTATTAGCAATGGGATTGAAAATAAGTGAATCACAATTATTCATAATTACATGTAATGCCTTTACATAAAAATATGGTTGAGTGACTTGTAATACTGTGCTTAGCTGTAGTCCCTTCAGCTCAAAAAGGCTATCTATCCTCAAGCCAAAAAGgtgccaaacaaaacaaacaaaacaaaacaacccctgaagtgttccagtttcttttagttcaggaaaaaaaatgatgacagggcccgttacaaacgggcctttgcggcacccctgtcacgtgctaggggttggccgaggacctagcgtccacactggcctcacccctagcacgtgacggtggcgtaaaaatggtggcgtcctatacacacgggcaccgccatttttatgtgctggacacatagcgtccgcatgtcacgccccggatatgacgccgcgagtgcgcgagtaGTGCCTCGTGACGTTccatccggggcgcaagaagTAGTGCcgttttggggcttctttttgctccacgagggagccgcgcggtttggctgctgcagctccctcgcggagcaaccagctgcggtgcgagaccgcccgttttgggcggtctgtaacgcgcctgagaaGGAACATGAAAAAGACTCATAAAAACAATACATGAAGTGCATAGAgggttttttcttcctctctcataaCAGAAAAACTACTGATCTACTGAAATTGATCGGAGGCAGATTCAGGACAGGTAACAGAAAGTAATTCTTCACACAATGCATGACTAAATTGACAGAATTTTCCAAGCTAGATGATTTTAAAGAGGGGATTAAAGAGCACATTCACCAGGAGCTATTAGCCATCATCATAATAGCCACACCTCTCCACTCATAGGAAATACTGGAGGGGCCAAAAGAGGGAGAAAACTTGCCTGGAAGCACCTGGTTGGCTAATGGAAAACAGAACACTGGATTTAAAAATCTCAATGAAAGTGATTCTTATAAAATCATCAAGATGGAAACATTGTACCTGAGTTAGAATAATCAGCTGTCTGAATTAGCATTATCATTTATCTGTTGTGAACAATGGATCATACCAATAACACCCTGTGTCTCTGGAAAGTGCTTCTCGTGCTGTCTGATGCAGGGGTCTGGCATTTATTTATCTAGTATGCCAGGGACCAGTATCACATTCATACCCACTAGTTAcaactccctctttctttcctagaaacttgtCACAGACCAGCAACTGATGGCTCAGAGAGCAGTACAGaaccatggaccaccactttgaataaaAATACACTTGTCTCTACTGATTCACAGGGATCCATTCTGTACTactaccaccccccccccacaaattggaaatgttgcagatgttcaagccccattggttataattgGGGCACGCTTCTGCATGCGCTGCTGCATGCATGCCCCAGGGAactgccccattttgtccctctttGCTTGCCGTCAGCGAAGGACCAAAACCACAGATACTGAGTccacaaatggggagggatgagtgtatatggtaCTGACCACTTGTGAAGGACTCTAGGATAGCTTGACAATTTGTCTATTCCTATGAAGCTGTTCCTATGCTTCTAAGAGGTAGTTTAAAGCATCAGTCAATCCACAGGATGAAGCATTATTCATAATTTGACATCTTTGTCTTAGAAGATAAAATAGTAATGATGTTCCAACAGGCACTATAAGCGGGGTGCATTAGTAGATAGCTGGCTAAAAAATGGCAGTTGTTAGTCAGCCCTCCTACCCATTAGACTTAGGCTTCACAGAAGCATGTGACACAAGGACACACATGGTTGCCTGAAGCGTTTACATTTCAAATAACAGACATTTCCTTTTGGGCAAAACATAGAACAGGATCTGGATAAAGATCCAGAGCATCTTCCCTCTGATGAGACCCTAGCTGAAGTTGTGCTGAATATCTTGGAAAAGCAGTTGTTGCTGAAGACTTTTTAAACTGTCCAATACATCTTGGGAAAGGGACCCATTATATCCCTGTCCTTCCTGTtcttggtcttcttcttcttcctccacagggccatcagaaggcaaaggtgaACACCTGGAGATGTAACCCTGGTCTGACTGCACTGATTGCCTTTGATCTTTGCAAGAGTCAAAAACCAAACCATGTTGTTCATTAACATCATCTTGGCAGAGAGGTGGATCACAAGGGGTAATGCTTTGCTGATAGAGAGAGTACATTAATTCCCCAAGCTGCTGCCTCACATCAACTGACAAAGGATGGGAATCTGAGGGTATGTTATCCTGAAGAATGGCACTGCTCCTCCTTGGAAGGCTAGCTTCTGTCATAGGCATTCTTTCCAGCCTGTCTTCATTGGTCAACAGTTGATGGCTAAGTAGCTCTCCCTCTTCTGCAAGGTCAAATGACACTACCATCTGAACCTGAGAAGTGTCATCAGCAGGAACCACCAGGGTCTGGAATGCTAGATCATCCTTTGAAAGGAGCTGGGGAAGCAGCCTATGGGCTCCCAACTCATCTTCAGTGGCCAAGAGATTGACCAAACAGCTATTGTGAACAGGTTGCTGTGGGATCAGCTGATGTTTCACAATTCCTCCCTGGAGTGGTGTTAATTCCTCAGATAGCTCCCCATTAAGGGACTCCAGGTCATCTTCAGACTCACaagaggtgttttgttttttaaaccaatcAGGATGCTCAGACTGCCATTTCTGGAATGTCTGCAGTGCCTCTTTTAGTTGTCTACCACTAGGGCTCTCAGTGTACTTGTCAGGTGAGATCTCTGGAATCTGATGGATTCGCCCTGGCTCAAACTTTTCCAGATCCTGAATCAGAAAGTAAACTTCCTCAAACTTATCCATCAGCTGGTACTTGGAGGTGACATTGAATGGTTCTGGAATATCTCTCTCATCGCTTATGCCCTCAAAGTAACAGACTAGATACATGCCAAAGCAAGCTGGCTGCTTAAAGTCTGGCAGGATCAGATTCAATGCTGGCGTGAACATATCTCCTAATGGAAGCAGGTTATCTTGCCTGAGAGACACAGCTATCTCACTACGACCAAGCATGGCCTGCCACTTAGCTCGAGTGCCCTGAGAACACAAGATAATTATCTTTGAAGAGAGTGCTTCCATTTCCTGTTTTTGACGAGTAAGCCAGGGTACAGGTCCCATCTCAGATATCTGACGTTCATTCAACAGATCTAGAACTACTTCAGTGCCACAGACTGTGATCATGAACTGAGCAAACTTCATCACAACATCTACGTAGAGCTTGTGATCAGCAGAATACACAATCCAAACCTTACGAGGCTTCAGGGGTGGAGGAGTCTGTGATGCAGGCAGGAGAcctgaaaaattaaaattttctttttaaaaattcactcaacatttaaaaagcaggagTTACAAAAACCAGGTATGCTCATACTATATGCTACAGAGAATACAGGAGCAAATGTTCAAGATCATTTAATACAGATTTTCCTCCCCCTCCGGTGTCTTAACTCATTTTTAAACCTGAACTACCAGTCAAGAATCAGAGAAAATGCATAATAGGATAATGCTTAGGAATTATTGGATTTCACATATCTAAGTACCCTTAACCTTGATTCAGAATATGCATCAGTGCTATTTTAAGTTTGTGCTCACTGGACAGAGAAGGGATGCTTCACTGTGAGAATAAGTGGCCCACTCAAGATGGGAGGATTAGGAAGGGTAAGTTTTAAATAATCAAGAATGTATGATTTGTGTTCATACTACCTCTTCCCACTCACTCTGTCTCCAGCCCTTTAATCTATCTTTTTTCAAGTTCACTATCAGAAACAGTTATGAATATTTCAAAAGCTTCAAATAGAAAAAACCAATACTGTTTTAACATATTTTCATTGGCATCTGGCAAATATTAAGCACTGTCCTGTCTAACAGTACATATACAGTATCAGCACTTTGCAAAGCTGCAAgtccaattcctttctttctagAGAATCAGTAAAGTTGTTTCAAAGAAACAAATGACAAACAATATAGCCAGAGACATCTttatcttctgtgcagaaatacagttGTGGTTGTAAAATACTGTTTCAGAAAGTAACAGCTCCTAATCCTAATATAAAGATTTCACACTCAGGAATTCATGGCCTATAAACTCCAGAGCTTTTGGTATCTCTCTActctgtgtgtgcgcgtgtgcacacacacatatgcatgcatgtgtatatcTTACAGGACAACAAAAAATCCCACATTGCAAAAGCGTATTGAGCCAGAAGGAGAGGTTCTCTTACCATGGCTTGCTTCAAAATTATTGCTTGCTCCAGAGCTTGTTACTAAGAGGGAAAGAAGCATACATTTATTAGATGATCTGACTCAATGTAATCTTAGTGTTGGAATCAACTCTGCTATTAAAAAATATGATGATGCAGGAACTACTGAA
It includes:
- the IL17RA gene encoding interleukin-17 receptor A, encoding MRRMMKKGVSALLLLLLLSLATPLAPGLRLLLNSPQLFNCSQPGLLCHVKNSTCMDQSWLHFWEWTPSAPSSIDVHVDTYFDAVRKLVPVLKIEWKVATDASIQYLRGVELTVLQVSSNQQVCVQFDFQNNLLFQVSPNGGGRWNFSFNQFEVQPGQVYQVTVQHLPSLSTPGDHNWKSMSVTVPDCTVPLMKTTVPCLEIGSLWEPNIDGISLADDTLLVSFNPALEAANYYIHVISFQDEQECKKATKQISKEGLQQRLNVTIMLERNLKSCCKYQVQIQPFFTACATDCKRHLVSIPCPSSPTDSIMKEPDYLSMGLPIALTFICFLLVGSAVASAICLARRHKVTSSGASNNFEASHGLLPASQTPPPLKPRKVWIVYSADHKLYVDVVMKFAQFMITVCGTEVVLDLLNERQISEMGPVPWLTRQKQEMEALSSKIIILCSQGTRAKWQAMLGRSEIAVSLRQDNLLPLGDMFTPALNLILPDFKQPACFGMYLVCYFEGISDERDIPEPFNVTSKYQLMDKFEEVYFLIQDLEKFEPGRIHQIPEISPDKYTESPSGRQLKEALQTFQKWQSEHPDWFKKQNTSCESEDDLESLNGELSEELTPLQGGIVKHQLIPQQPVHNSCLVNLLATEDELGAHRLLPQLLSKDDLAFQTLVVPADDTSQVQMVVSFDLAEEGELLSHQLLTNEDRLERMPMTEASLPRRSSAILQDNIPSDSHPLSVDVRQQLGELMYSLYQQSITPCDPPLCQDDVNEQHGLVFDSCKDQRQSVQSDQGYISRCSPLPSDGPVEEEEEDQEQEGQGYNGSLSQDVLDSLKSLQQQLLFQDIQHNFS